One window of the Streptomyces asoensis genome contains the following:
- the aroQ gene encoding type II 3-dehydroquinate dehydratase has protein sequence MPRSLANAPIMILNGPNLNLLGQRQPEIYGSDTLADVEALCVKAAAAHGGTVDFRQSNHEGQLVDWIHEARLNHCGIVINPGAYSHTSVAILDALNTCDGLPVLEVHISNIHQRESFRHHSYVSLRADGVIAGCGVQGYVFGVERVAALAGSGKADA, from the coding sequence GTGCCCCGCAGCCTGGCCAACGCCCCGATCATGATCCTGAACGGCCCCAACCTGAACCTCCTGGGCCAGCGTCAGCCGGAGATCTACGGTTCCGACACGCTCGCCGACGTCGAGGCGCTGTGCGTCAAGGCGGCGGCCGCGCACGGCGGCACCGTGGACTTCCGGCAGTCCAACCACGAGGGGCAACTGGTCGACTGGATCCACGAGGCGCGGCTGAACCACTGCGGCATCGTGATCAACCCGGGCGCCTACTCGCACACGTCGGTCGCGATCCTGGACGCCCTCAACACCTGTGACGGCCTGCCGGTGCTGGAGGTCCACATCTCCAACATCCACCAGCGCGAGTCCTTCCGGCACCACTCGTACGTCTCGCTGCGCGCCGACGGCGTCATCGCGGGCTGCGGGGTCCAGGGATACGTGTTCGGCGTGGAGCGCGTCGCCGCGCTGGCGGGGTCGGGCAAGGCGGACGCGTAA
- a CDS encoding calcium:proton antiporter, which yields MIARLRSVTTRWTALVPALAVVLLALTWGRDLPGAVVAVVTLVLAGAVLAAVHHAEVVAHRVGEPFGSLVLAVAVTIIEVALIVTLMADGGDKSSTLARDTVFAAVMITCNGIVGLCLLVASLRHGTAIFNPEGTGAALATVATLATLSLVLPTFTTSKPGPEFSSVQLTFAALSSLILYGLFVATQTIRHRDYFLPVTRQGDVITADDHAGAPTSRTAWISLGLLGLALIGVVGLAKGVSPTIESGVEAAGLPQAVVGVIIALLVLLPETIAALRSARRDRVQTSLNLALGSAMASIGLTIPAVALASIWLSGPLVLGLGPTHMVLLALTVVVSSLTVVPGRATPLQGGVHLVLFAAYLELAINP from the coding sequence ATGATCGCTCGGCTCAGGTCGGTCACGACCCGGTGGACAGCGCTCGTGCCGGCGCTCGCGGTCGTCCTGCTGGCCCTGACCTGGGGACGCGACCTGCCCGGCGCGGTCGTCGCCGTGGTGACGCTGGTCCTCGCCGGAGCGGTCCTGGCCGCCGTGCACCACGCGGAGGTCGTCGCCCACCGGGTCGGTGAACCCTTCGGATCCCTCGTCCTCGCGGTCGCCGTGACGATCATCGAGGTCGCCCTGATCGTCACGCTGATGGCGGACGGCGGGGACAAGAGCTCGACCCTGGCCAGGGACACGGTCTTCGCGGCCGTGATGATCACCTGCAACGGCATCGTCGGCCTGTGCCTCCTGGTCGCCTCGCTGCGCCACGGCACGGCGATCTTCAACCCGGAGGGCACCGGCGCGGCACTGGCGACCGTCGCGACCCTGGCCACGCTCAGTCTGGTCCTGCCGACCTTCACCACCAGCAAACCGGGCCCGGAGTTCTCCTCCGTCCAGCTCACCTTCGCCGCACTGTCCTCACTGATTCTGTACGGCCTGTTCGTGGCGACCCAGACCATCCGGCACCGCGACTACTTCCTGCCGGTCACCCGGCAGGGAGACGTGATCACCGCAGACGACCACGCCGGCGCCCCCACGTCCCGGACCGCCTGGATCAGCCTCGGGCTGCTCGGCCTGGCCCTGATCGGTGTGGTGGGCCTCGCCAAGGGCGTCTCGCCCACGATCGAGTCCGGAGTGGAGGCCGCCGGACTGCCCCAGGCGGTGGTCGGTGTGATCATCGCGCTGCTCGTGCTGCTCCCCGAGACGATCGCCGCGCTGCGCTCCGCCCGCCGCGACCGGGTGCAGACCAGCCTCAACCTCGCGCTCGGCTCCGCGATGGCCAGCATCGGTCTCACCATCCCCGCGGTCGCCCTGGCCTCCATCTGGCTCTCCGGGCCGCTCGTCCTCGGCCTCGGCCCCACCCATATGGTGCTGCTCGCGCTGACCGTCGTGGTCAGCTCGCTGACGGTGGTCCCGGGACGGGCCACGCCGTTGCAGGGCGGCGTCCACCTCGTGCTGTTCGCGGCCTACCTGGAGCTGGCGATCAATCCGTAG
- a CDS encoding MBL fold metallo-hydrolase, with product MTYSGEVTVGGPADVHELKDLMITKIAVGPMNNNAYLLRCRATDEQLLIDAANDAHALLGTIGDDGITSVVTTHQHGDHWQALAEVVAATRARTYAGREDAEGIPVATDVPVDDGDVIRVGNVELTARHLVGHTPGSIALVYDDPHGHPHVFTGDCLFPGGVGNTRKDPEAFASLIRDVETKIFDVLPDETWVYPGHGNDTTLGAERPHLPEWHARGW from the coding sequence ATGACGTACAGCGGAGAGGTGACGGTCGGCGGACCGGCGGACGTGCACGAGCTCAAGGACCTGATGATCACCAAGATCGCGGTCGGCCCGATGAACAACAACGCCTATCTGCTGCGCTGCCGGGCCACGGACGAGCAGTTGTTGATCGACGCGGCCAACGACGCGCACGCCCTGCTCGGCACGATCGGTGACGACGGCATCACGTCCGTCGTCACCACCCATCAGCACGGCGACCACTGGCAGGCGCTCGCCGAGGTCGTGGCGGCCACACGCGCGCGTACCTACGCCGGCCGGGAGGACGCCGAGGGCATCCCCGTGGCGACCGACGTCCCGGTCGACGACGGTGACGTCATCCGGGTGGGGAACGTGGAGCTCACCGCGCGCCATCTGGTGGGGCACACGCCCGGCTCGATCGCCCTGGTCTACGACGACCCGCACGGCCACCCCCACGTGTTCACCGGCGACTGCCTCTTCCCCGGCGGCGTGGGCAACACCCGTAAGGACCCGGAGGCGTTCGCCAGTCTGATCCGCGATGTCGAGACGAAGATCTTCGACGTGCTGCCGGACGAGACCTGGGTCTATCCGGGCCACGGCAACGACACCACGCTGGGCGCGGAGCGGCCGCACCTTCCGGAGTGGCACGCGCGCGGGTGGTGA
- a CDS encoding S66 family peptidase, with protein MTTPSYPPKPAPGDRIAVISPSAGLPGLFPRPYELGLERLREEFGLEPVEYPTTRRMGATPQERADDIHAAFADPGVRAVIASIGGEDQITVLPLLDRELLRADPKPFFGWSDNTNLLAFLYNSGVVGYHGASVMCELGRPGAMHPLTADSLRAALFTSGPYELRPAERWNDVSGDWADPATFAAEPGSRPGAGWSWVNADRVVEGRSWGGNLEILSWLLMADREIARDPAAYDGGVLLLETSEELPSATEVFRILRNMGERGLLRRFPALLMARAKSWSFERPNGPEEAARYAAEQRAAVERALRAYAPDTLAVFDVDFGHTDPQLVVPYGGTIRVDGPARRITVTY; from the coding sequence ATGACGACGCCCTCGTATCCCCCGAAGCCCGCGCCCGGCGACCGCATAGCCGTCATCTCGCCCTCCGCGGGCCTGCCCGGACTCTTCCCGCGCCCCTACGAACTGGGCCTGGAGCGGCTGCGCGAGGAGTTCGGTCTGGAGCCCGTCGAGTACCCGACGACACGCAGGATGGGGGCGACGCCGCAGGAGCGCGCCGACGACATCCACGCCGCGTTCGCCGACCCGGGCGTACGGGCGGTCATCGCGTCGATCGGCGGCGAGGACCAGATCACCGTACTGCCGCTGCTGGACCGGGAGTTGCTGCGCGCCGACCCGAAGCCGTTCTTCGGGTGGAGCGACAACACCAACCTGCTGGCGTTCCTGTACAACTCCGGTGTCGTCGGCTACCACGGCGCGAGCGTGATGTGCGAACTGGGACGCCCCGGAGCCATGCACCCGCTGACCGCCGACTCGCTGCGCGCCGCGCTGTTCACCTCGGGCCCCTACGAGCTGCGGCCCGCCGAGCGGTGGAACGACGTCAGCGGCGACTGGGCCGACCCGGCGACCTTCGCGGCGGAGCCCGGCAGCCGGCCCGGCGCCGGCTGGAGCTGGGTCAACGCCGACCGCGTGGTGGAGGGCCGCAGTTGGGGCGGCAACCTGGAGATCCTCTCCTGGCTGCTGATGGCCGACCGCGAGATCGCCCGCGACCCTGCGGCGTACGACGGCGGGGTGCTGCTCCTGGAGACGTCGGAGGAACTGCCGAGCGCCACGGAGGTCTTCCGGATCCTGCGCAACATGGGCGAGCGCGGTCTGCTGCGGCGCTTCCCCGCACTGCTGATGGCCCGGGCCAAGAGCTGGTCCTTCGAGCGCCCCAACGGCCCGGAGGAGGCCGCCCGTTACGCGGCCGAGCAGCGCGCGGCGGTGGAGCGCGCACTGCGGGCGTACGCGCCCGACACCCTGGCCGTCTTCGACGTGGACTTCGGCCACACCGACCCGCAACTCGTCGTCCCCTACGGCGGCACGATCCGCGTCGACGGTCCCGCACGGCGTATCACCGTGACCTACTGA
- a CDS encoding amino acid ABC transporter ATP-binding protein codes for MESVRKTFGGSVVLRDVDLEVAPHTVTALIGASGSGKSTLLRCANLLEDIDDGAIWLDDEEITDPRVDQDAVRRRIGVVFQAYNLFPHMTVLENITLAPRRVHGVARAQAEKHARELLERLGLAGKAGEYPDRLSGGQQQRVAIVRALAVRPRLLLLDEITAALDPELVGEVLNVVRDLKADGMTMVLATHEMGFAREVADQVCFLDGGVVLERGTAEQLFGDPQQERTQRFLRRIVEAGRL; via the coding sequence ATGGAGTCCGTCCGCAAGACCTTCGGCGGGTCCGTCGTCCTGCGGGACGTCGACCTGGAGGTCGCCCCGCACACGGTGACGGCGCTGATCGGCGCCTCCGGCTCCGGCAAGTCCACGCTGCTGCGCTGCGCCAACCTGCTGGAGGACATCGACGACGGCGCGATCTGGCTGGACGACGAGGAGATCACCGATCCGCGCGTCGACCAGGACGCGGTACGGCGCCGGATCGGCGTGGTCTTCCAGGCGTACAACCTGTTCCCGCACATGACGGTGCTGGAGAACATCACGCTCGCCCCGCGCCGGGTCCACGGCGTCGCCCGCGCACAGGCCGAGAAACACGCCAGGGAGCTCCTGGAGCGGCTCGGGCTGGCCGGTAAGGCCGGCGAGTATCCCGACCGGCTCAGCGGCGGCCAGCAGCAGCGTGTCGCGATCGTGCGCGCGCTGGCCGTGCGTCCCCGGCTGCTGCTGCTCGACGAGATCACGGCGGCCCTCGACCCGGAGCTGGTGGGCGAGGTCCTGAACGTCGTGCGCGATCTGAAGGCCGACGGCATGACCATGGTGCTCGCCACCCATGAGATGGGCTTCGCGCGCGAGGTCGCCGACCAGGTCTGTTTTCTGGACGGAGGCGTCGTGCTGGAACGGGGCACCGCCGAGCAGCTCTTCGGTGACCCGCAGCAGGAGCGCACACAGCGCTTCCTGCGGCGGATCGTGGAGGCGGGCCGCCTCTGA
- a CDS encoding MFS transporter codes for MPRLAAASLAGTAIEFYDFFVYGTAAALVLGPLFFPTFSPLAGTLAAFATFGVGFVARPLGSVLFGHIGDRRGRRPVLVVSLLLTGASTVAVGCVPTYDTIGVAAPLLLLVLRFLQGLGLGGEWGGAVLLTAEHAPAERRGLWSSFPQVGPAVGFVLANGVVLVLSVTLTEAQFAQWGWRVPFWAAGALAVLGLWLRSSLPESPRFLEIDDHARVPLAEVVRDHWRLVLLTAGALAAGYAIFYAVTTWSLAYATERLGVSRTVMLVCIMAAVVVKGSLTPVMAMLGDRFGRRPLCLVGCAAAALWMFPLVALLSTGEPLPMFLGFLGALLAFVTMFAVISAYLPELYAPRVRCTGAAVGYNLGGVLGGALTPIVATALAERSGRVPWGVGAYLTGIALLSLGCFALLPETRPVRVAAVRPATD; via the coding sequence ATGCCGCGGCTCGCAGCCGCCTCGCTCGCCGGGACGGCCATCGAGTTCTACGACTTCTTCGTCTACGGGACCGCGGCCGCGCTGGTTCTGGGGCCGCTGTTCTTCCCGACGTTCTCGCCGCTGGCCGGGACACTGGCCGCGTTCGCGACGTTCGGCGTGGGGTTCGTGGCGCGGCCGCTGGGCTCGGTGCTGTTCGGGCACATCGGGGACCGGCGCGGGCGCCGGCCGGTCCTGGTCGTCTCCCTGCTGCTGACCGGTGCCTCGACGGTCGCGGTCGGCTGCGTGCCGACGTACGACACGATCGGGGTGGCCGCTCCCCTGCTGCTGCTCGTCCTGCGTTTCCTCCAGGGGCTGGGGCTCGGCGGGGAATGGGGCGGCGCGGTGCTGCTGACCGCGGAACACGCGCCCGCCGAGCGGCGCGGGCTGTGGTCGAGCTTCCCGCAGGTCGGGCCCGCGGTGGGCTTCGTGCTCGCCAACGGGGTGGTGCTGGTCCTGTCGGTGACGCTGACGGAGGCGCAGTTCGCGCAGTGGGGGTGGCGGGTGCCCTTCTGGGCGGCCGGGGCGCTGGCCGTGCTCGGGCTGTGGCTCCGGTCGTCGCTGCCCGAGAGCCCCCGGTTCCTGGAGATCGACGACCACGCGCGTGTGCCGCTCGCCGAGGTCGTACGCGACCACTGGCGGCTCGTCCTGCTGACCGCCGGCGCGCTCGCCGCCGGGTACGCGATCTTCTACGCCGTGACGACCTGGTCCCTTGCGTACGCGACGGAACGGCTCGGGGTCAGCCGTACGGTCATGCTGGTCTGCATCATGGCCGCCGTGGTGGTGAAGGGTTCGCTGACTCCCGTGATGGCGATGCTCGGCGACCGCTTCGGCCGCCGACCGTTGTGCCTCGTGGGCTGCGCGGCGGCCGCACTGTGGATGTTCCCGCTGGTCGCGCTGCTCTCGACAGGCGAGCCGCTGCCGATGTTCCTCGGCTTTCTGGGGGCACTGCTCGCCTTCGTCACGATGTTCGCGGTGATCTCGGCGTATCTGCCGGAGCTCTACGCGCCGCGTGTGCGCTGTACCGGTGCGGCGGTCGGCTACAACCTGGGCGGAGTCCTCGGGGGCGCGCTCACGCCGATCGTGGCGACCGCCCTCGCCGAGCGCTCGGGGCGTGTCCCGTGGGGTGTGGGCGCCTATCTGACCGGGATCGCGCTGCTCAGCCTGGGCTGCTTCGCGCTGCTGCCGGAGACCCGGCCGGTACGGGTGGCCGCCGTGCGGCCGGCTACGGATTGA
- a CDS encoding maleylpyruvate isomerase family mycothiol-dependent enzyme — protein sequence MIDHAHDLESVRDATERLLTAVAKLDNASAAEPSRLPGWSRGHVLAHIARNADALVNVLEGRPMYADAHVRDADIERDAPRPLDVQLTDVRESAARFQATGAAPADWSRTVELRNGVVDAAARVPFRRWVEVELHAVDLGIGYELEDLPEEFTAREIEFLAERFTGRADVPPTRLTDGTRAWHTGRAADRPEVTVTGTPADLLGWLAGRRDGSGLTADGGPLPALPPL from the coding sequence ATGATTGATCACGCTCATGACCTGGAGTCTGTACGTGACGCGACCGAGCGGCTCCTCACCGCAGTCGCCAAACTGGACAACGCGTCGGCGGCCGAGCCGTCACGCCTGCCCGGCTGGAGCCGCGGACATGTCCTGGCTCACATCGCCCGCAACGCGGACGCCCTCGTGAACGTCCTCGAGGGCCGACCCATGTACGCCGACGCACACGTCCGCGACGCCGACATCGAGCGGGACGCCCCGCGCCCCCTGGACGTCCAGCTCACGGACGTACGGGAGAGCGCGGCCCGCTTCCAGGCGACGGGAGCCGCACCCGCGGACTGGTCGCGCACGGTGGAGCTGCGCAACGGCGTCGTCGACGCGGCGGCCCGCGTGCCGTTCCGGCGGTGGGTGGAGGTGGAGCTGCACGCCGTGGACCTCGGCATCGGCTACGAGCTGGAGGACCTCCCGGAGGAGTTCACCGCGCGGGAGATCGAGTTCCTCGCGGAGCGGTTCACCGGGCGTGCCGACGTGCCGCCGACGCGCCTCACGGACGGCACCCGCGCGTGGCACACGGGCCGCGCGGCCGACCGCCCCGAGGTGACCGTCACCGGCACCCCGGCGGACCTCCTGGGCTGGCTCGCCGGGCGTCGCGACGGTTCCGGACTGACGGCGGACGGCGGGCCGCTGCCGGCCCTTCCGCCGCTATAG
- a CDS encoding amino acid ABC transporter permease, which translates to MTVTKDESGREGADDEDNVDNADGEDDMSGGDKGAPDDGYVPSQRRLERERYKRTRARRATAIAALSTLVTGAVLYLVVVGAPGWPRTKETFFDGQYAREAFPKVLEGLWLNVRLLLICGVAVLVLGMLIAVARTLRGPVFFPLRVLAAAYTDFFRGLPLIINLMIVVLGVPALRLQGVTVDPVLLGGTALTLTYSAYVAEVFRAGIESVHPSQRAAARSLGLNNRQALRFVVLPQAVRRQVPPLLNDLVSLQKDTGLVSIGGAIDAVRAADIIVGRSLNYTPYIVAGLVFVALTIPMTRFTDWVTARMDRQRAQGGTT; encoded by the coding sequence GTGACGGTCACCAAGGACGAGTCCGGCCGGGAAGGCGCGGACGACGAGGACAACGTAGACAACGCGGACGGCGAGGACGACATGTCCGGGGGCGACAAGGGCGCCCCCGACGACGGCTACGTCCCCTCACAGCGGCGGCTGGAGCGCGAGCGCTACAAGCGCACGCGTGCCCGCCGCGCCACCGCGATCGCCGCGCTGTCGACCCTGGTCACGGGTGCCGTCCTCTACCTGGTCGTCGTCGGCGCGCCCGGCTGGCCGCGCACCAAGGAGACCTTCTTCGACGGGCAGTACGCGCGCGAGGCGTTCCCCAAGGTCCTCGAAGGACTCTGGCTGAACGTCAGACTGCTGCTGATCTGCGGCGTCGCCGTGCTCGTCCTCGGCATGCTCATCGCCGTGGCCCGCACCCTGCGCGGGCCCGTGTTCTTCCCGCTGCGGGTGCTGGCGGCGGCGTACACGGACTTCTTCCGCGGGCTGCCGCTGATCATCAACCTGATGATCGTGGTGCTGGGCGTCCCGGCACTGCGGCTCCAGGGCGTGACCGTCGACCCCGTACTGCTGGGCGGCACGGCACTGACACTGACGTACTCGGCGTACGTCGCCGAGGTGTTCCGCGCGGGCATCGAGTCCGTGCACCCCTCCCAGCGCGCCGCGGCCCGCTCGCTGGGCCTGAACAACCGGCAGGCGCTGCGTTTCGTGGTGCTCCCCCAGGCCGTGCGCCGCCAGGTGCCGCCGCTGCTGAACGACCTGGTGTCGCTCCAGAAGGACACCGGTCTCGTCTCGATCGGCGGCGCGATCGACGCCGTCCGCGCGGCGGACATCATCGTGGGCCGCAGCCTGAACTACACGCCGTACATCGTCGCCGGACTGGTCTTCGTGGCCCTGACCATCCCGATGACCCGCTTCACGGACTGGGTGACGGCCCGGATGGACCGTCAGCGGGCCCAGGGAGGAACGACATGA
- a CDS encoding TerC family protein — MNVSLALWGLTIVGLAALIAVDFFIGRKPHDVSIKEAGIWTVVWIALAGLFGVGLLVFSGGEPAGEFFAGFITEKSLSVDNLFVFVLIMAKFSVPSQYQQRVLLVGVLIALVLRAIFIAAGAAILASFAWVFYLFGAFLIWTAWKLIQEARADEEDEEFEENKLLKAVEKRFGVADRYHGTKLWIEQNGKRVMTPMLVVMLAIGTTDVLFALDSIPAIFGLTQDPYIVFTANAFALMGLRQLYFLIGGLLRKLVHLSYGLSVILGFIGVKLVLHALHESGVHVPEISIPVSLGVICSVLIVTTITSLRASRKQAAAEAARTESEGAPKDSIEA, encoded by the coding sequence GTGAATGTTTCCCTGGCCCTATGGGGCCTCACCATCGTGGGCCTTGCCGCCCTCATCGCGGTCGACTTCTTCATCGGCCGCAAGCCGCACGACGTGTCGATCAAGGAAGCGGGGATCTGGACCGTCGTCTGGATCGCGCTGGCCGGGCTCTTCGGAGTCGGGCTGCTCGTGTTCAGCGGCGGTGAGCCGGCCGGCGAGTTCTTCGCGGGCTTCATCACCGAGAAGTCGCTCAGTGTCGACAACCTCTTCGTCTTCGTCCTGATCATGGCGAAGTTCTCGGTCCCGTCGCAGTACCAGCAGCGGGTCCTGCTCGTCGGTGTCCTCATAGCCCTGGTCCTGCGGGCGATCTTCATCGCCGCGGGCGCCGCGATCCTCGCCAGCTTCGCGTGGGTGTTCTACCTCTTCGGCGCCTTCCTGATCTGGACCGCCTGGAAGCTCATCCAGGAGGCCCGTGCCGACGAGGAGGACGAGGAGTTCGAGGAGAACAAGCTGCTCAAGGCCGTGGAGAAGCGGTTCGGCGTCGCCGACCGCTATCACGGCACGAAGCTGTGGATCGAGCAGAACGGCAAGCGGGTCATGACCCCGATGCTGGTCGTGATGCTCGCGATCGGCACCACCGACGTGCTCTTCGCGCTCGACTCGATCCCCGCGATCTTCGGCCTGACGCAGGATCCGTACATCGTCTTCACCGCCAACGCGTTCGCCCTGATGGGGCTGCGACAGCTCTACTTCCTCATCGGTGGCCTGCTGAGGAAGCTGGTCCACCTCAGCTACGGCCTGTCGGTCATCCTCGGCTTCATCGGCGTGAAGCTGGTGCTGCACGCCCTGCACGAGTCCGGGGTCCACGTCCCCGAGATCAGCATCCCGGTCTCGCTCGGCGTCATCTGCTCCGTCCTGATCGTCACCACGATCACCAGCCTGCGGGCTTCGAGGAAGCAGGCGGCGGCCGAGGCGGCGCGGACGGAGAGCGAAGGCGCTCCGAAGGACAGCATCGAGGCCTGA
- a CDS encoding ABC transporter substrate-binding protein, which produces MHLAPRVLRRAVAGATVALLATAVGCAPQPEDKAASTPSGSSANTCAKGKLATEASGKLTIATDEPAYEPWFKDDKPANGEGFESAVAYAVAEQLGYDKSAVVWQSVPFNKAFAPGEKTFDFDINQVSISDERKKAVDFSSGYYDVRQAVIALKGTKAAKATSIADLKGLKLGAQVGTTSLDYIDDVVKPTAAAAVYAKNDQAKSALKNGQVDAIVTDLPTAFYITAAEVTDAEIVGQFENRGGAPEQFGLVLDKGSALTSCVTGAVDALRENGTLAKIEQQWLSDAVDAPVLK; this is translated from the coding sequence ATGCACCTCGCCCCTCGTGTACTGCGCCGCGCCGTCGCCGGCGCCACCGTGGCCCTCCTCGCGACCGCCGTCGGCTGTGCCCCGCAGCCGGAGGACAAGGCGGCTTCGACGCCGTCCGGTTCGAGCGCGAACACCTGCGCCAAGGGCAAACTGGCCACCGAGGCCTCCGGCAAGCTGACGATCGCGACCGACGAGCCCGCGTACGAGCCGTGGTTCAAGGACGACAAGCCTGCCAACGGCGAGGGCTTCGAGTCGGCGGTGGCGTACGCCGTGGCGGAGCAGCTCGGCTACGACAAGAGCGCCGTGGTCTGGCAGAGCGTGCCGTTCAACAAGGCCTTCGCACCGGGCGAGAAGACCTTCGACTTCGACATCAACCAGGTGTCGATCAGCGACGAGCGCAAGAAGGCCGTGGACTTCTCGTCCGGCTACTACGACGTGCGCCAGGCCGTCATCGCCCTGAAGGGCACGAAGGCCGCCAAGGCGACGAGCATCGCGGACCTCAAGGGCCTCAAGCTGGGCGCCCAGGTCGGCACGACCAGCCTCGACTACATCGACGACGTGGTGAAGCCGACCGCGGCCGCGGCCGTCTACGCCAAGAACGACCAGGCCAAGTCCGCGCTGAAGAACGGCCAGGTCGACGCCATCGTCACCGACCTGCCGACCGCCTTCTACATCACGGCCGCCGAGGTCACGGACGCCGAGATCGTCGGCCAGTTCGAGAACCGGGGCGGCGCTCCCGAGCAGTTCGGGCTCGTGCTCGACAAGGGCAGCGCGCTCACCTCCTGCGTGACCGGCGCCGTGGACGCGCTCCGCGAGAACGGCACCCTGGCGAAGATCGAGCAGCAGTGGCTCTCCGACGCCGTCGACGCGCCGGTGCTCAAGTGA